A DNA window from Halanaerobium saccharolyticum subsp. saccharolyticum DSM 6643 contains the following coding sequences:
- a CDS encoding RNA-guided endonuclease InsQ/TnpB family protein, translating into MQITYVLELLKPTKRKENIFLNNIAEVVKNRQAIAAKLKAGETKLSSSDFKEISLPSAVKNQNIREVKALYKRFLKSNSKKENIEFKENQPICYNNQNYEIDHHIISIPLYTTKCQRFAFPVKQTERFEKLQQHIESGCKLGKASLFYKRGKWYFAVTIKIAAKKTNNSNLMGIDIGLRQLAVASVKNPQGKEINRQFHNGKQAGFIRKKYRMLRRKLGQSKKVKAIKNINDKEQRWMTDLNHKISRQLVNLAVQEKVGTIIMENLENIRNTAKSLNRADRNLHSWTFYQLQQFIEYKAELAGIKVEYINPKYTSQSCSKCNKIKKSNRKANLYSCECGNHIHSDLNASRNIANKYLEQQSA; encoded by the coding sequence ATGCAAATAACATATGTGCTGGAGTTATTAAAACCAACTAAAAGAAAAGAAAATATATTCTTAAATAATATTGCAGAAGTAGTTAAGAATCGTCAGGCTATCGCTGCCAAACTTAAAGCAGGAGAAACTAAATTGAGTTCTTCTGATTTTAAAGAGATTAGCCTCCCCTCTGCTGTTAAAAATCAGAATATTAGAGAAGTTAAAGCTCTCTATAAACGGTTTTTAAAGTCTAACTCTAAAAAAGAAAATATAGAGTTTAAAGAGAATCAACCTATCTGCTATAATAATCAAAATTATGAAATTGATCACCATATTATTTCAATCCCTCTTTATACTACTAAATGTCAGAGATTTGCCTTCCCTGTTAAGCAGACTGAAAGATTTGAAAAACTGCAGCAGCATATCGAGAGTGGCTGCAAATTGGGTAAAGCCAGTCTCTTCTACAAAAGAGGCAAGTGGTATTTTGCTGTAACAATTAAAATTGCAGCTAAAAAAACCAATAACTCTAATCTAATGGGAATTGACATAGGGCTTCGTCAACTAGCGGTTGCCAGTGTTAAAAATCCCCAAGGCAAAGAAATTAATCGCCAATTCCACAATGGTAAACAAGCAGGTTTTATCCGCAAAAAGTATCGTATGTTAAGAAGAAAACTGGGTCAATCTAAAAAAGTTAAAGCTATTAAAAATATTAATGACAAAGAGCAGAGATGGATGACTGATTTAAACCATAAAATTAGTCGCCAATTAGTCAATCTTGCTGTGCAGGAGAAAGTTGGCACTATAATTATGGAAAATCTAGAGAATATCCGAAATACTGCTAAGAGTCTTAATAGAGCAGACAGAAACCTCCATAGCTGGACTTTCTATCAACTGCAACAGTTTATTGAATATAAGGCTGAATTAGCTGGGATCAAGGTAGAATATATAAATCCTAAATATACCTCCCAGAGTTGTTCTAAATGCAACAAAATTAAAAAATCTAATCGCAAAGCTAATCTATACTCTTGTGAGTGTGGTAATCATATCCACTCTGATTTAAATGCAAGTAGAAACATAGCTAATAAATATTTAGAGCAACAATCTGCTTAG
- a CDS encoding phosphatidylglycerophosphatase A family protein, which yields MSKKPYNPDISLEICLENVDAVLKKREVAHAILKGVALDQLAEKKQLPDPIQSIIDTDEGLYGIDEIIPLSIVNLYGTIGLTSYGFLDKKKFGIIKKLDTKKDGKVNTFLDDLVAGIAAAAASRYAHGDGTE from the coding sequence ATGTCAAAAAAACCTTATAATCCTGATATAAGTTTGGAAATTTGTCTTGAAAACGTTGATGCTGTTTTAAAAAAGCGTGAGGTGGCCCATGCAATTTTAAAAGGAGTTGCTCTGGATCAGCTGGCCGAGAAAAAGCAGCTGCCAGACCCTATTCAGAGTATCATAGATACTGATGAAGGACTTTATGGGATAGATGAGATTATTCCACTTTCAATTGTAAATCTTTATGGGACTATTGGCTTGACTAGTTATGGATTTTTAGATAAAAAGAAATTTGGAATAATAAAAAAACTTGATACTAAAAAAGATGGAAAAGTTAACACTTTTTTAGATGATCTTGTTGCCGGTATTGCTGCAGCAGCTGCCAGCCGTTATGCTCATGGAGATGGAACAGAATAA
- a CDS encoding diguanylate cyclase, with the protein MKLNKRFIFLFLLLIIFIVSINTAVLAEKIIINEIMASNQATIQDSDSDFEDWIELKNISDQPVNLSGYYLSDKTDNLNRWQFNPNQDFIIEPGGLLLIWTDDETDEGQLHTNFKLSNNGETISLVATDGTEIIDQLQYPQLMTDISYGRNINNQSQLLYFVFPTPEQENSFGISSYYWTEKAKFLIDNKFISAFFFVFLLSILILLVSYYKLSKKLKTSKSKYEKLFKNSPVGLLTCDIKGNIIDVNQDMVELLGAPNKEEVKKFNLNNINKVKEIWNDEFLASDYQEVLEGEINYTTHWNKDVYLKYKVEIILAAGAVSEVIIAANDISKEKEIEIELKYLSFHDELTGLYNRRYFEKELERLNQSRNIPISIIIGDLDDLKYINDNFGHKIGDKYIIKAAEIIKNNFRDEDIVARIGGDEFAILLPETPKEIAAEISERIKEKAREQKEYKNLGISIGFAAKENHSDNLEEVFIKADKELYKDKENK; encoded by the coding sequence TTGAAGTTAAACAAAAGATTTATTTTTCTTTTTTTATTACTTATTATATTTATTGTTTCCATAAATACAGCAGTTTTAGCAGAGAAAATTATAATTAATGAAATAATGGCCTCAAACCAAGCAACTATTCAAGACAGTGATTCTGATTTTGAAGACTGGATAGAATTAAAAAATATTAGTGATCAACCAGTAAATCTTTCCGGTTATTATTTATCTGATAAAACAGATAATCTAAATCGCTGGCAGTTTAATCCAAATCAAGATTTTATAATAGAACCAGGTGGTCTTTTATTAATTTGGACCGATGACGAAACCGATGAAGGTCAACTGCATACAAATTTTAAACTAAGCAATAATGGAGAAACTATTAGTTTAGTTGCAACTGATGGAACTGAGATTATTGACCAACTTCAATATCCTCAATTAATGACTGATATCTCATATGGCAGAAATATAAATAATCAATCGCAGCTGCTGTATTTTGTTTTTCCAACTCCTGAGCAAGAAAATAGTTTTGGAATATCCAGTTATTATTGGACTGAAAAGGCAAAATTTTTAATTGATAATAAGTTTATAAGTGCTTTCTTTTTTGTTTTTTTGTTGAGTATTTTAATATTATTAGTCAGCTATTATAAGCTGAGCAAGAAATTAAAAACAAGTAAAAGCAAATATGAAAAATTATTTAAAAACAGTCCAGTTGGCTTATTAACCTGTGACATCAAAGGTAATATAATAGATGTAAATCAAGATATGGTTGAGTTGTTAGGAGCTCCAAATAAAGAGGAAGTAAAGAAATTTAACTTAAATAATATTAACAAAGTTAAAGAAATCTGGAATGATGAATTTTTAGCATCTGATTATCAGGAAGTTCTAGAAGGCGAAATTAATTATACTACCCACTGGAATAAAGATGTTTATCTAAAATACAAGGTTGAAATCATTTTAGCGGCTGGAGCTGTTTCAGAGGTAATTATAGCAGCAAATGATATCAGTAAAGAAAAAGAAATAGAAATAGAACTTAAATACCTTTCTTTTCATGATGAATTGACAGGGCTTTATAATCGAAGATATTTCGAGAAAGAATTGGAAAGACTTAATCAATCAAGAAATATACCAATTTCTATAATAATTGGTGACTTAGATGATTTAAAATACATAAATGATAATTTCGGTCATAAAATTGGAGACAAATATATTATCAAAGCGGCTGAAATCATAAAAAATAATTTTCGCGATGAGGATATAGTTGCCAGAATTGGTGGAGATGAATTTGCGATTTTACTTCCAGAAACGCCTAAAGAAATCGCAGCTGAAATTAGTGAAAGAATAAAAGAAAAAGCTAGAGAACAAAAAGAATATAAAAATTTGGGTATTTCGATTGGTTTTGCTGCTAAAGAAAATCATTCTGATAATTTAGAAGAAGTATTTATTAAGGCAGATAAAGAGCTATATAAGGATAAAGAAAACAAATAA
- the larC2 gene encoding nickel pincer cofactor biosynthesis protein LarC2, with product MLLMFNVDNITNEQVPFVIEKLMKKGAKNVHVIPSITKKGRQEHIFLVDLPKANVESVSNEIVRETGTIGIRILKEDHISYNYEFKKVKVELDSKKYDLKVKLIFNKNQEFLALKAEYEDIRLIANQSDIYSFNELKTIVESEVTKKIINQNIKVNLEI from the coding sequence ATGCTACTGATGTTCAATGTAGACAATATAACTAATGAACAGGTTCCTTTTGTAATAGAAAAATTGATGAAAAAAGGAGCAAAAAATGTTCATGTAATACCTTCTATTACTAAAAAGGGTAGACAAGAGCATATTTTTCTAGTTGACTTACCAAAAGCTAATGTTGAATCTGTCAGCAATGAAATAGTCAGAGAAACTGGAACCATTGGAATTAGAATTTTAAAAGAAGATCATATATCTTATAATTATGAATTTAAAAAAGTAAAAGTTGAACTTGATTCTAAAAAATATGATCTAAAGGTTAAATTAATATTTAATAAAAATCAAGAATTTCTTGCTCTGAAAGCAGAATATGAAGATATAAGATTAATAGCAAACCAAAGTGATATATATTCTTTTAATGAATTAAAAACAATTGTTGAAAGCGAGGTGACAAAAAAAATAATAAATCAAAATATAAAAGTGAATTTAGAAATTTAA
- a CDS encoding thioredoxin domain-containing protein: MTKLAAFNHLKNETSPYLKQHADNPVDWYPWGEEAFNEAERRGVPIFLSIGYSTCHWCHVMERESFTDQETAALINKYFVAVKVDREERPDIDQVYMDVCKAMTGSGGWPLSIFMTADKKPFFAATYIPREDKYGRKGLLSLLPQIYDLWMNDRGELLNSSQNVINHLKKEQNNSQQNLELDQEIITETLNILSKIYDEEYAGFGSEPKFPMPHYLIFLLDQWQENSENKYLEMTETSLDSMRAGGIFDQLGGGFHRYSTDREWDIPHFEKMLYDQALLIYSYAEAYQITNKNIYLETINKTAAYLKREMRDENGCFYSAEDADSEGIEGEFYFWEKEEIENILSETEYQEFLEVFKVQNQKRITLSLKQAQDFAKLPEIKAKLFEKRKKRIRPAKDKKILTDWNGLAVAGLAKAGFVTNNPEYISMAEKNADFIFENMRDQSGNLIHSYYQDSFSKVDNLNDYAYLLWAFVELYQATLKNKYLIRAEKIVNKMIDRFWDQKSGGFYFTAVENDELFLRQKKNEDSAIPSANSIASYNMLKLSHLLDNYDLREKVDQMLSSFASEIMRSPVSHIYMLLSLKYLENPFKKINIYGSLDDPQVKELLAYLRHNYNPKILLNSSLASDKSGFSLCSNFVCGEITDDLNDIISDI; encoded by the coding sequence GTGACTAAATTGGCAGCTTTTAATCATCTGAAAAATGAAACTAGTCCTTATTTAAAACAACATGCCGATAATCCAGTTGACTGGTATCCCTGGGGTGAAGAAGCTTTTAATGAAGCTGAAAGACGTGGTGTTCCAATATTTTTATCTATTGGCTATTCGACCTGTCATTGGTGTCATGTAATGGAAAGAGAATCATTCACCGATCAAGAAACAGCAGCTTTGATAAATAAATATTTTGTGGCAGTAAAGGTAGATAGAGAAGAAAGACCGGATATAGACCAGGTTTATATGGATGTTTGTAAAGCGATGACCGGCAGTGGTGGCTGGCCTTTAAGCATTTTTATGACAGCTGATAAAAAACCTTTTTTTGCTGCAACCTATATACCAAGAGAAGATAAATATGGTCGTAAAGGACTTTTAAGTTTGTTACCACAAATTTATGACTTGTGGATGAATGATCGAGGAGAATTATTAAACAGCTCTCAAAATGTTATTAATCATCTTAAAAAAGAACAAAATAATAGTCAGCAAAATTTAGAACTTGATCAGGAAATAATAACTGAGACACTAAATATTTTAAGCAAAATTTATGATGAAGAATATGCTGGTTTTGGCAGTGAACCTAAATTTCCAATGCCTCATTATTTGATTTTTTTATTAGATCAATGGCAAGAAAATTCTGAAAATAAATATTTAGAGATGACGGAAACAAGTTTAGATTCAATGCGAGCTGGAGGAATATTTGATCAGCTTGGGGGTGGCTTTCACCGTTATTCAACCGACCGCGAATGGGATATTCCCCATTTCGAAAAAATGCTTTATGATCAAGCCTTATTAATTTACAGTTATGCTGAAGCCTATCAAATAACAAACAAAAATATTTATCTAGAAACAATAAATAAAACAGCTGCTTATTTAAAAAGAGAGATGAGAGACGAAAATGGTTGTTTTTATTCTGCAGAAGATGCTGATAGTGAAGGAATTGAAGGTGAATTTTATTTTTGGGAAAAAGAAGAAATAGAAAATATCCTTTCGGAAACGGAGTATCAAGAATTTTTAGAAGTATTTAAAGTCCAGAATCAAAAAAGGATTACCCTAAGCCTCAAGCAGGCTCAAGATTTTGCTAAGCTACCAGAAATAAAGGCCAAACTTTTTGAAAAGCGAAAAAAAAGAATAAGGCCGGCTAAAGATAAAAAAATATTGACTGATTGGAATGGCTTAGCTGTCGCCGGCTTAGCAAAGGCAGGTTTTGTAACTAATAATCCCGAATATATTTCGATGGCCGAAAAAAATGCTGATTTTATTTTTGAAAATATGAGAGATCAATCTGGCAATTTAATTCATAGTTATTATCAGGATAGTTTTTCTAAAGTTGATAATCTCAATGATTATGCATATTTATTGTGGGCTTTTGTAGAGTTATATCAGGCAACATTAAAAAATAAGTATTTAATTAGGGCAGAAAAAATAGTCAATAAAATGATTGATAGATTTTGGGATCAAAAATCTGGCGGCTTTTATTTTACTGCAGTTGAAAATGATGAACTGTTTTTGAGACAGAAAAAAAATGAAGATAGTGCCATACCCTCAGCTAATTCAATCGCCTCTTATAATATGCTAAAACTTTCTCACTTATTAGATAATTATGATTTAAGAGAAAAGGTTGATCAGATGCTAAGTTCTTTTGCTTCGGAAATAATGAGATCACCGGTCAGCCATATTTATATGCTGCTATCATTAAAATATTTAGAAAATCCTTTTAAAAAAATTAATATATATGGAAGTTTAGATGATCCTCAAGTTAAGGAATTGTTAGCTTATCTGCGTCATAATTATAATCCTAAAATACTGTTGAATTCTAGTTTAGCGTCTGATAAAAGTGGTTTTTCTTTATGCAGTAATTTTGTCTGTGGTGAAATAACTGATGATTTAAATGATATAATTTCAGATATTTAA
- a CDS encoding ABC transporter substrate binding protein: MILSSDVFAQKKILVLHSYHQGLEWTDQISEGIRSVFPYNDKVKIFYEYLDAKRNYSEKYYDKLISLYREKAKIINFDVIIVSDNAAFNFILEYGEELYPKTPIVFCGVNNFNSNFLVNKEDICGIVENADHRKIIDLILKLHPNLNELIIINDQTLTGKNIQEELKVVLKDYKNKIEYEIWDTFTLNDLQNRLISLDQNDVIYLLVFNRDRAGNFISYNQGIDIIKSVSKNPIYGAWDFYLGKGILGGKLISAQAQGKEAALMAKKIINGQQDFREKIVFDKGSNFYFDYLELKKYNITENDLPAGSRIVNQPDSFFKKNNRYLLWGLAFLIFIILILIIIYYLKNKEKEKLDKLNLELEQKVKQRTRELEKMTITDELTDLFNRRHILDLLEIEIKKASRYNRNLSVIMIDIDFFKKVNDNHGHQFGDKVLKILSDILQQNTRNIDFVGRYGGEEFLIILPETDLDQAYLVAEKLRKTVKETQISGLESGITISCGAAQFEDDLGHQLIKRADDLLYKAKAKGRDRVEI, from the coding sequence ATGATCTTAAGCTCAGATGTTTTTGCACAGAAAAAAATTCTTGTACTGCATTCTTATCATCAGGGTTTAGAATGGACAGATCAAATTTCGGAAGGGATAAGATCGGTTTTTCCTTATAATGATAAAGTTAAAATATTTTATGAATATCTAGATGCAAAAAGAAATTATAGTGAAAAATACTATGATAAATTAATCTCTCTCTACAGGGAAAAAGCTAAAATTATTAATTTTGATGTAATAATTGTTTCAGATAATGCAGCTTTTAATTTTATTCTAGAATATGGTGAAGAATTATATCCTAAAACACCGATAGTATTTTGTGGTGTCAATAATTTTAATAGTAATTTTTTAGTAAATAAAGAAGATATCTGCGGAATCGTTGAAAATGCCGACCACAGAAAAATTATTGATTTAATTTTAAAACTGCATCCTAATTTGAATGAGTTGATTATTATTAATGATCAAACTCTGACCGGTAAAAACATTCAGGAAGAACTGAAAGTTGTTTTAAAAGATTATAAAAATAAAATAGAGTATGAAATCTGGGATACTTTTACACTTAATGACCTACAAAATAGATTAATTAGTTTAGATCAAAATGATGTTATTTATTTATTAGTTTTTAATAGAGATAGAGCTGGTAATTTTATTTCGTATAATCAGGGTATAGATATAATTAAATCAGTGAGTAAAAATCCTATTTATGGTGCCTGGGATTTTTATCTGGGCAAAGGGATATTAGGAGGTAAGTTGATTTCTGCTCAAGCTCAGGGTAAAGAAGCTGCATTAATGGCAAAAAAAATTATTAACGGTCAACAAGATTTCCGTGAAAAAATAGTATTTGACAAAGGTAGTAATTTTTATTTCGATTATCTAGAATTAAAAAAATATAATATAACAGAAAATGATCTGCCTGCAGGAAGCAGAATAGTTAATCAACCTGATTCTTTTTTTAAAAAAAATAATAGATATCTACTGTGGGGACTAGCATTTTTGATTTTTATAATTTTAATTCTAATAATTATATATTATTTAAAAAATAAAGAGAAAGAGAAATTGGATAAGTTAAATCTAGAACTTGAACAGAAAGTCAAGCAAAGAACTAGAGAATTAGAAAAGATGACTATCACAGATGAACTAACAGATTTATTTAATAGAAGACATATTTTAGATCTGCTTGAGATTGAAATAAAAAAGGCAAGCAGATACAATAGAAATCTTTCCGTAATAATGATCGATATAGACTTTTTTAAAAAAGTTAATGATAATCATGGACATCAGTTTGGAGATAAAGTATTAAAAATATTAAGTGATATATTACAACAAAATACAAGAAATATAGATTTTGTAGGTAGATATGGTGGAGAAGAATTTTTAATAATTTTACCAGAAACAGATTTAGATCAGGCATATTTAGTAGCGGAAAAATTACGAAAAACAGTAAAAGAAACTCAAATTAGTGGCTTAGAATCAGGTATAACAATAAGCTGTGGAGCAGCTCAATTTGAAGATGATCTAGGTCATCAGCTTATAAAAAGAGCGGATGATTTATTATATAAAGCTAAGGCAAAGGGTAGAGATCGAGTAGAAATCTAG
- a CDS encoding alpha/beta hydrolase, with amino-acid sequence MHNSEYVDTFDSEKMFLRRDLIESPKAVIIVVHGLDEHQGRYDYAAGRLNGEGFSVYRFDNRGHGRSDGAQAYIDDFNTYLDDADTVYEIAKKENPELPIFMLGHSMGGFIAAGYGVKYPAKLDGQILSGGWTNQTDAFKEIEQLSLKENPDMKLPNELGDLISRSAYVVEDYAADPYVSEYTTLKLMKIMLEEGIPWLVDNLETYNYPVLILHGGNDQIVDPSCSKKLNQLIASKDKELKIYPELYHEILNAPEKEEVFKDIVHWIEDRI; translated from the coding sequence ATGCATAATAGTGAATATGTTGATACTTTTGATTCCGAAAAAATGTTTTTACGCAGGGATTTAATTGAAAGTCCTAAGGCAGTAATAATTGTTGTTCATGGTTTAGATGAACATCAGGGAAGGTATGATTATGCAGCTGGAAGGTTAAATGGAGAAGGCTTTTCTGTGTACCGATTTGACAATAGAGGTCATGGTAGATCTGATGGTGCTCAGGCCTATATTGACGATTTTAATACTTATCTTGATGATGCTGATACAGTTTATGAAATTGCTAAAAAAGAGAATCCAGAACTTCCAATTTTTATGCTAGGCCACAGCATGGGCGGTTTTATTGCAGCAGGCTATGGTGTTAAATATCCGGCTAAGTTAGATGGACAAATTTTATCCGGTGGGTGGACTAATCAAACTGATGCTTTTAAAGAAATTGAGCAGTTAAGTTTAAAAGAAAATCCCGATATGAAGCTGCCAAATGAATTAGGAGATTTAATTTCGCGTTCAGCATATGTAGTAGAAGATTATGCAGCTGATCCTTATGTATCAGAATATACTACTCTCAAACTGATGAAAATAATGTTGGAGGAGGGAATTCCCTGGTTAGTCGATAATTTAGAAACATATAACTATCCAGTTCTTATTTTACACGGGGGAAATGATCAGATAGTAGATCCCAGTTGTTCTAAAAAGTTAAATCAGCTGATTGCTTCCAAAGATAAAGAGCTTAAAATCTATCCAGAATTATATCACGAAATATTGAATGCGCCAGAAAAAGAAGAGGTTTTTAAAGATATAGTTCATTGGATTGAGGATCGAATTTAA
- a CDS encoding RDD family protein — MNQKADLFPRILAFMIDGLISWLPVFIPFVGAIFGSLYLLFKDGLMYQITQKDEWKNKSIGKKIMNLEIVTFDEQPIDLSISAKRNLPLTVGNFIAIIPVIGWVIGPTLALILALVELIVFLTDEDGRRLGDKWANTQVIKLKSTELEEKIIT, encoded by the coding sequence ATGAATCAAAAAGCAGATCTTTTTCCACGTATATTAGCATTTATGATTGATGGTTTAATTTCCTGGCTGCCTGTATTTATTCCTTTTGTAGGTGCAATTTTTGGTTCTCTCTATTTATTATTTAAAGATGGTCTGATGTATCAGATAACTCAAAAAGATGAATGGAAAAATAAAAGTATTGGCAAAAAAATTATGAATTTAGAAATAGTAACTTTTGATGAGCAGCCAATAGATCTCTCAATTTCAGCAAAAAGAAATCTGCCGTTAACAGTTGGAAATTTCATAGCAATTATCCCTGTAATTGGTTGGGTTATTGGTCCCACTCTTGCTTTGATTTTGGCCTTAGTAGAGCTAATTGTTTTTCTGACAGACGAAGATGGACGCAGATTAGGCGATAAATGGGCTAACACCCAGGTAATTAAGCTTAAATCTACAGAATTAGAGGAAAAAATAATCACTTAA
- a CDS encoding carbon-nitrogen hydrolase family protein translates to MTKVNNDQVRVAVIQAAPVIMNKEATVEKVISLTNQAAADGAEIVVFPEAFIPAYPRGLSFKTTVGSRSKEGKEDWFRYWKNSVQVPGNTTEKLAKLAKENNIYLVIGVIEKEDSVTNTLYCTVLYFSPEGKLIGKHQKLKPTGSERYIWGEGDGSTLTVVDTPYGKMGGLICWENYMPLARAAIYAKGTQIYVAPTADSREEWQCTMRHIALEGRCFVLACNQFVTKDMYPEDLACYDELESSPELMCRGGSAIISPTGDYIAGPVYDKEDILFADLDLDLITKSKFDFDVNGHYSRPDVFQLIVNEKKQENVKWKND, encoded by the coding sequence ATGACTAAAGTTAATAATGATCAGGTTCGGGTTGCTGTTATACAGGCAGCACCAGTTATAATGAATAAGGAAGCCACTGTAGAAAAAGTAATTTCCTTAACTAATCAAGCTGCAGCAGATGGTGCAGAAATTGTTGTGTTTCCAGAAGCTTTTATTCCAGCTTATCCTCGCGGACTGAGCTTTAAAACAACAGTTGGCAGTCGTTCCAAAGAGGGAAAAGAAGATTGGTTTCGTTACTGGAAAAATTCAGTTCAGGTACCCGGTAATACAACTGAAAAATTAGCAAAGTTAGCAAAAGAAAATAATATTTATTTAGTAATTGGAGTTATCGAAAAAGAAGATTCCGTTACAAACACATTATATTGTACTGTTTTATATTTTAGCCCGGAAGGGAAATTAATTGGCAAACACCAAAAATTAAAACCTACCGGTTCTGAAAGATATATCTGGGGAGAAGGAGATGGCAGTACTTTAACAGTAGTTGATACTCCTTATGGTAAAATGGGAGGCTTAATCTGCTGGGAAAATTACATGCCGCTGGCAAGAGCTGCTATTTATGCTAAGGGGACCCAAATATATGTTGCTCCTACTGCTGATTCCAGAGAAGAATGGCAGTGTACAATGCGTCATATTGCTTTAGAAGGTAGATGCTTTGTTCTGGCCTGTAATCAATTTGTAACTAAAGATATGTATCCAGAAGATTTAGCATGTTATGACGAATTAGAGTCTTCACCAGAATTAATGTGTAGAGGTGGAAGTGCTATAATATCACCTACTGGAGATTATATAGCTGGACCAGTATATGATAAAGAAGATATTTTATTTGCTGATTTAGATTTAGACTTAATTACAAAAAGTAAATTTGATTTTGATGTTAATGGTCATTATTCCAGACCGGATGTTTTTCAATTAATTGTAAATGAAAAGAAACAGGAAAATGTTAAATGGAAAAATGATTAA